A window from Malacoplasma iowae encodes these proteins:
- the rdgB gene encoding RdgB/HAM1 family non-canonical purine NTP pyrophosphatase has protein sequence MKKIIYICSTNQNKINEINSFFENHKLDFQIFKSPVDISGIVENGDSFYENAKIKALFLAEKINYSEYVLADDSGLCVMSLNNFPGINSARFSVDGRFDYEIKNDYLLNAVRNKDNAAKFICSLVLVDKNGRIHNFESHCNGRLRRNISPSKNGFGFDPIFFSDEVNKFFSDLSIEEKNKYSHRGKALKLLVDYFKDKNSIY, from the coding sequence GTGAAAAAGATTATTTATATTTGTTCAACTAACCAAAATAAGATTAATGAAATAAATTCATTTTTTGAAAATCATAAATTGGATTTTCAAATTTTTAAGTCTCCAGTTGATATTTCTGGAATAGTTGAGAATGGTGACTCTTTTTATGAAAATGCAAAAATTAAAGCTTTATTTCTAGCTGAAAAAATTAATTATTCAGAATATGTATTAGCAGATGATTCTGGTTTGTGTGTTATGTCATTAAATAATTTTCCAGGAATTAATTCTGCAAGATTTTCTGTTGATGGTAGGTTTGATTATGAAATTAAAAATGATTATTTATTAAACGCAGTTAGAAATAAAGATAATGCTGCTAAATTTATTTGCAGTTTAGTTTTAGTTGATAAAAATGGAAGAATTCATAATTTTGAAAGCCATTGTAATGGAAGACTTAGAAGAAATATTTCGCCTTCAAAAAACGGATTTGGTTTTGATCCAATATTTTTTAGTGATGAAGTGAATAAATTTTTTAGTGATTTAAGTATAGAAGAGAAAAATAAATATTCACATAGAGGGAAAGCGCTGAAATTACTGGTGGATTATTTTAAAGATAAAAATTCTATTTACTAA
- the pyk gene encoding pyruvate kinase, whose translation MLNKIKKTKIIATLGPSVTGKIFTEKEYKDPKNKKEIENAKLTLKSIYEAGVNAVRFNFSHGTYEEQLIKLRLAREVAEEMNLNIGFILDTKGPEIRVHKMTKGQAEIKKDSEVTIHTTKKVEGTSKEFSVYDSSGTYNMANDVKEGDTIFVDDGKLKLIATKVDVNKGIIVTTAKNTHAIKDNKRINLPNANYSIPFMSEKDANDIKFAIENNFDFIAASFVNSASNVNEVRKLLDENGGSHIKIISKIETMNAINLIDEIIDASDSIMVARGDLGLEIPYYDVPYYEKYIIKACRHKGKTVIVATQMLDSLETKMQATRAEVTDVFFAVERGADSTMLSGETANGLYPVNAVEVMATIDKSSENLFDYERAYKVYFKHTPFIKTKAGKIATKVAKYVTPTREIANGVFEYGAIIYIGNDKNTIEALSNIRPAAPIYVYTNEQSFKRSFSINYGVFVNYVENYNEILMNHTSLIGEIKKGLPEESNKVIVVINNKIIRQ comes from the coding sequence ATGTTAAATAAAATTAAAAAAACTAAAATAATTGCGACGCTAGGTCCATCTGTAACTGGAAAAATATTTACTGAAAAAGAATATAAAGATCCAAAAAATAAAAAAGAAATTGAAAATGCCAAATTAACACTGAAAAGTATTTATGAAGCAGGTGTTAATGCTGTGAGGTTTAATTTTTCGCATGGTACATATGAAGAGCAATTAATTAAGTTAAGATTAGCAAGAGAAGTTGCAGAAGAAATGAACCTAAATATTGGTTTCATTTTAGATACAAAAGGACCTGAAATTAGGGTTCATAAAATGACTAAAGGTCAAGCTGAAATAAAAAAAGATTCAGAAGTAACAATTCATACAACAAAAAAAGTTGAAGGTACTTCTAAAGAGTTTTCTGTATATGATTCTTCAGGGACATATAATATGGCTAATGATGTTAAAGAGGGAGACACAATTTTTGTTGATGATGGTAAATTAAAATTAATAGCAACAAAAGTTGATGTAAATAAAGGCATCATTGTAACAACAGCTAAAAATACACATGCTATAAAGGATAACAAAAGAATTAATTTGCCAAATGCAAATTATTCTATTCCATTCATGTCTGAGAAAGATGCTAATGATATAAAATTTGCTATTGAAAACAATTTTGATTTTATTGCAGCATCATTTGTAAATAGTGCATCAAATGTTAATGAAGTTAGAAAATTACTAGATGAAAATGGTGGTAGCCACATAAAGATTATTTCAAAAATAGAAACTATGAATGCAATTAACTTAATTGATGAAATTATTGATGCATCAGATTCTATTATGGTAGCAAGAGGTGATTTAGGATTAGAAATTCCGTACTATGATGTTCCATATTATGAAAAATACATAATTAAAGCATGTAGACATAAAGGTAAAACAGTAATTGTTGCAACTCAAATGCTTGATTCATTAGAAACAAAAATGCAAGCAACAAGAGCTGAAGTAACTGATGTTTTCTTTGCAGTAGAACGTGGAGCTGATTCTACTATGTTATCTGGAGAAACTGCTAATGGTTTATATCCTGTAAATGCGGTAGAAGTTATGGCAACAATTGATAAATCTTCTGAAAATTTATTTGATTATGAACGTGCTTATAAGGTTTACTTTAAACACACACCTTTTATAAAAACAAAAGCTGGTAAAATTGCTACAAAAGTTGCAAAATATGTAACTCCAACTAGAGAAATTGCAAACGGAGTATTTGAATATGGTGCAATCATTTATATTGGTAATGATAAAAACACAATTGAAGCTTTATCAAATATTAGACCAGCTGCTCCAATTTATGTTTATACAAATGAACAATCATTTAAAAGATCTTTTTCAATAAACTATGGTGTTTTTGTAAATTATGTAGAAAACTACAATGAAATATTAATGAATCACACAAGCTTAATTGGTGAAATTAAAAAAGGATTACCAGAAGAAAGCAACAAAGTTATAGTTGTTATTAATAATAAAATTATTAGACAATAA
- the nadE gene encoding NAD(+) synthase yields the protein MLSTNMKNYEKKIEIIVDFIKKYLLEAKAKGIVFGISGGIDSALIGAIASKYFKNNHLALTMNINNSLKDIEDGKLVINHFDLNHVDVNLDNVYKEFCKVVPNIEKGLGNLKARIRMNVLYSYAVKYDYLVVGTSNADEFITGYFTKYGDSGSDIMPLVNLTKKSIYECAKLLNVPNQIILKKPTAGLFENQSDEEDLKVSYNVIDSYLEGEKIDHKDKERIEYLKSISEHKRKFPPSPLPKDKLL from the coding sequence ATGTTATCGACTAATATGAAAAATTATGAAAAAAAAATAGAAATCATAGTTGATTTTATTAAAAAGTATTTGCTAGAGGCAAAAGCAAAAGGAATTGTTTTTGGAATTTCTGGTGGAATAGATTCTGCTCTTATTGGAGCCATAGCAAGCAAATATTTTAAAAATAATCATCTTGCATTAACAATGAATATAAATAATTCCTTAAAAGATATTGAAGATGGAAAATTAGTTATTAATCATTTTGATTTAAACCATGTAGATGTTAATCTAGATAATGTCTATAAAGAATTTTGTAAAGTTGTTCCTAACATTGAAAAGGGATTAGGGAATTTAAAAGCAAGAATTAGAATGAATGTTTTATATAGTTATGCTGTTAAATATGATTATTTAGTTGTAGGAACATCTAATGCTGATGAATTTATAACAGGATATTTTACAAAGTATGGAGATAGTGGGTCTGATATTATGCCGCTTGTAAATCTAACCAAGAAATCAATATATGAGTGTGCTAAATTATTAAATGTTCCAAACCAAATAATTTTAAAAAAACCTACAGCTGGTCTATTTGAAAACCAAAGTGATGAAGAGGATTTAAAAGTCTCATATAATGTTATTGATTCATATCTTGAGGGTGAAAAAATAGATCATAAAGACAAAGAAAGAATTGAATATTTAAAATCAATTTCTGAACACAAAAGAAAATTTCCCCCATCCCCACTACCAAAAGACAAATTACTTTAA
- the obgE gene encoding GTPase ObgE, translating to MQFVDKCIIEFKAGDGGNGIVSWRKEAHYPEGGPWGGDGGDGGDIIIVGDHNQNSLFHLRYNKKITAKNGENGGSKLCHGANGENVYVKVPIGTVIKNEETNEVIVDILQEKQTYVLCKGGKGGHGNAFFKSSYNKAPKLFENGDKGEYIKAKLELKYIADVGMVGFPNAGKSTFISKISNAKPKVANYRFTTLTPVLGVVKKDSAELVFADIPGIIEGASEGVGLGFEFLKHIERCHFLIHLISMDEIDNDDAYKSFEIINNELQKYKKELLNKRIYIVANKIDSSNSKKNIEKMKKKLGNNVYFISAINNKGIDDVVSDIFEEYKKYQEAWKKELQDEIDSYKLVKVIKEPNDVISITQIDVGVWNVESKRIQYWFDKIPQTTEDNLIRFNQKIKIEEIQNQLIEKGAKIGDTFIICGVEYVID from the coding sequence ATGCAATTTGTAGATAAATGCATTATTGAATTTAAAGCTGGTGATGGTGGTAATGGTATAGTAAGTTGAAGAAAAGAAGCACACTACCCAGAAGGTGGTCCTTGAGGTGGTGATGGTGGTGATGGTGGTGACATAATTATTGTTGGTGATCACAATCAGAACTCGTTGTTTCACTTAAGATACAACAAAAAAATAACAGCAAAAAATGGTGAAAATGGAGGAAGTAAACTTTGCCATGGGGCCAACGGCGAAAACGTTTATGTCAAAGTCCCAATAGGAACAGTTATAAAAAATGAAGAAACTAATGAAGTTATAGTTGATATATTACAAGAAAAACAAACATATGTTCTTTGTAAAGGCGGAAAGGGCGGACACGGAAATGCTTTTTTCAAATCAAGTTATAATAAAGCTCCAAAACTTTTTGAAAACGGTGACAAAGGTGAATATATTAAAGCTAAATTAGAATTAAAATATATTGCTGATGTTGGTATGGTTGGATTTCCAAATGCTGGAAAATCAACATTTATTAGTAAAATATCAAATGCTAAACCTAAAGTTGCTAATTATAGATTTACCACATTAACTCCTGTTTTGGGAGTTGTTAAAAAAGATAGTGCAGAACTTGTTTTTGCTGACATCCCAGGAATTATTGAAGGTGCGAGTGAGGGTGTAGGTTTGGGGTTTGAATTTTTGAAGCATATAGAAAGATGTCATTTTTTAATTCATTTAATATCGATGGATGAAATTGATAATGATGATGCTTATAAGTCTTTTGAAATTATAAATAATGAATTGCAAAAATATAAAAAAGAATTACTTAACAAAAGAATATATATAGTTGCTAATAAAATAGACTCTAGTAATAGTAAAAAAAATATTGAAAAAATGAAGAAAAAATTGGGTAACAATGTTTATTTTATTTCAGCTATCAATAACAAAGGCATTGATGATGTTGTAAGTGACATTTTTGAAGAGTATAAAAAATATCAAGAAGCATGAAAAAAAGAACTTCAAGATGAAATTGATTCATATAAACTTGTTAAAGTTATAAAAGAACCAAATGATGTGATTTCAATAACACAAATTGATGTTGGAGTCTGAAATGTCGAGTCAAAAAGAATTCAATATTGATTTGATAAAATACCACAAACTACTGAAGACAACTTAATTAGATTTAACCAAAAAATAAAAATTGAAGAAATTCAAAATCAATTAATAGAAAAAGGAGCTAAAATAGGAGACACTTTTATAATATGTGGTGTTGAGTATGTTATCGACTAA
- a CDS encoding MPN565 family protein — translation MENKFSSANIQQTIKTPNFLILCFCFFVVVLPNIFIWVFLGEFNQSKLNWVIPYNGKNLPLFNPLIIAVLFGVLFFSLLMYLVIFLFKKINYDALPFILMVNAMCFCAILSGMIPYNQSNHVFIIVARFLLTIVITLIVFFVSNKFTNILLLKSNHSFVLFNEYKKELIEEAIERKKFKKIVGNKKEKDYIEIENEE, via the coding sequence ATGGAAAATAAATTTAGTAGTGCAAATATTCAACAAACAATTAAAACACCAAATTTTTTAATTTTGTGTTTTTGTTTTTTTGTTGTGGTATTGCCAAACATTTTTATTTGAGTTTTTTTAGGTGAATTTAATCAATCTAAATTGAATTGAGTTATTCCATATAATGGAAAAAATTTACCATTATTTAATCCATTAATTATTGCTGTATTATTTGGGGTTTTGTTTTTTAGTTTATTAATGTATTTAGTAATTTTCTTATTTAAAAAAATAAATTATGATGCTTTACCTTTTATTCTTATGGTTAATGCAATGTGTTTTTGTGCAATACTATCTGGTATGATTCCATACAATCAGTCAAATCATGTTTTTATCATTGTTGCTAGATTTTTACTAACTATTGTAATAACACTAATAGTGTTTTTTGTTTCAAACAAATTCACAAATATTTTGTTACTTAAATCTAATCATTCATTTGTTTTGTTTAACGAATATAAAAAAGAACTTATAGAGGAAGCAATTGAAAGAAAAAAATTTAAAAAAATAGTAGGTAATAAAAAAGAAAAAGATTATATAGAAATTGAAAATGAGGAGTAG
- the aspS gene encoding aspartate--tRNA ligase produces MFNYIFCNDISNKYLNKIVSINGWVKKNRKLGNLIFIDLYDRSGIVQIVVDEKNKFFSQCQNITKESVINVVGKVVKRSNPNKDLPTGNYEILLEELKVFSKAKTPPFLIQEETDGLEDIRLKYRYLDLRRPNVQKNIILRSKIINSFRSFFVDNDFVEIETPYLSKQTPEGARDYLVPTRNQTFYALPQSPQIYKQLLMVSGMMRYFQVARCFRDEDLRADRQPEFTQLDIEMSFVNQDNIIDILENAFKFVFKKALDVDVKIPFQRMDYKYAMENYGSDKPDLRFDYKILDFNKYFNKTSFMIFKNILSNKGFVKGILIDTKELSKSEIKTLEKIALDNGAKGLAWLTIKNKEVSNGSIAKVIEKDIIDEIIKDFKFNNGTIVFVADNFDTSLKSLGAIRKELPKVADIKLDKEFAFAWILNWPLYEYSAEEDRFVSAHHPFTSPSIDTLENFDIDKENAKAQAYDIVLNGYEIGGGSIRIYDRKIQERVFKSLGLSTEEINDKFGFLLNAFEYGVPPHGGIALGIDRLVMIMTNSDSIRDVIAFPKNSKGIDTMMNTPSDVDSKSLSELGILLKK; encoded by the coding sequence ATGTTTAATTATATTTTTTGTAATGATATTTCCAATAAATATTTAAATAAAATAGTTTCAATAAATGGATGAGTTAAAAAAAATAGAAAGCTTGGTAATTTAATTTTTATAGATTTATATGATAGAAGTGGTATTGTTCAGATTGTTGTTGATGAAAAAAATAAGTTTTTTTCTCAATGCCAAAACATAACTAAAGAATCTGTCATTAATGTAGTTGGAAAGGTTGTAAAAAGATCTAATCCAAATAAAGATTTACCAACAGGAAATTATGAAATTTTACTTGAAGAACTTAAAGTTTTTTCAAAAGCTAAAACTCCACCATTTTTAATTCAAGAAGAAACTGATGGATTAGAAGACATAAGATTAAAATATAGATATTTGGATTTAAGAAGACCAAATGTTCAAAAAAATATTATTTTAAGAAGTAAGATAATAAATTCATTTAGATCTTTTTTTGTAGATAATGATTTTGTTGAAATTGAAACCCCATATTTATCTAAGCAAACCCCAGAAGGTGCTCGTGATTATTTAGTACCAACAAGAAATCAAACTTTTTATGCTTTGCCTCAATCACCACAAATATATAAACAGTTACTTATGGTTTCTGGTATGATGAGATACTTTCAAGTGGCAAGATGTTTTAGAGACGAAGATTTAAGAGCTGACAGACAACCTGAATTTACACAATTGGATATTGAAATGTCTTTTGTTAATCAAGACAACATTATTGATATTTTAGAAAATGCTTTTAAATTTGTTTTTAAAAAAGCATTAGATGTTGATGTTAAAATTCCTTTCCAAAGAATGGATTATAAATATGCAATGGAAAATTATGGTTCTGATAAACCAGACTTAAGATTTGACTATAAAATATTAGATTTTAATAAATATTTCAATAAAACAAGTTTCATGATTTTTAAAAATATATTATCTAATAAAGGTTTTGTTAAAGGTATTTTAATTGATACAAAAGAGTTAAGTAAAAGTGAAATAAAAACTTTAGAAAAAATAGCATTAGATAATGGTGCTAAAGGTCTTGCTTGATTAACTATAAAAAACAAAGAAGTTTCAAATGGATCAATAGCTAAGGTTATTGAGAAAGATATAATTGACGAAATTATAAAAGATTTTAAGTTTAACAATGGAACAATAGTTTTTGTCGCAGATAATTTTGATACATCATTAAAATCACTTGGTGCTATTAGAAAAGAACTTCCTAAAGTGGCTGATATTAAATTGGATAAAGAATTTGCTTTTGCTTGAATATTAAATTGACCTCTTTATGAATATAGTGCAGAAGAAGATAGATTTGTATCAGCTCACCACCCTTTTACATCACCATCAATCGATACATTAGAAAATTTTGATATAGACAAAGAAAATGCCAAAGCACAAGCTTATGATATTGTTTTAAATGGTTATGAAATTGGTGGAGGATCAATTAGAATTTATGATAGAAAAATTCAGGAAAGGGTTTTTAAATCATTAGGATTATCGACTGAAGAAATAAATGATAAATTTGGTTTTTTATTAAATGCTTTTGAATACGGTGTTCCACCACACGGAGGTATTGCTTTAGGTATAGATAGACTTGTAATGATAATGACAAATTCTGATAGCATTAGAGATGTAATAGCGTTTCCTAAAAATTCAAAAGGAATTGATACTATGATGAACACACCAAGTGATGTTGATAGCAAATCGCTTAGTGAACTTGGTATTTTATTAAAAAAATAA
- the hisS gene encoding histidine--tRNA ligase, with amino-acid sequence MSFSKPRGTQDIYFEDSLYFNKVVDVLKQVSKIFNYSEILTPIFESKDLFVRNIGATTDIVTKEFYDFKDKGDRDLVLRPENTVGVIRAVVENKLALSNPLPLNFFYIGPMFRYERPQNGRYRQFYQFGIEKIGIKNVYDQIEAILLSNTILKTLNIKQYKLKINFIGDIETREKWINELKKYFSKFKDNLTQDSINRIDKNPLRILDDKIDGEKQFVKDAPKIDKYLTNKEKEEVNEIIRLLKSLDIEFEFDRTMVRGLDYYCGLVFEFISTSNILIGQSTLIGGGKYSKLVEEIGGPNLDCVGFGLGIDRIIIAYKNENQEKLTTKIDLYIASIGDDQKVKDVCFILNNLARLNGLVSSCNNDLSKLDKHFKYAEKLSPRFIAILGKKELEKNIVILKDQTSKKEETINLLEFVEKIKNK; translated from the coding sequence ATGAGTTTTAGCAAGCCAAGAGGCACACAAGATATATATTTTGAAGATAGTTTATATTTTAATAAAGTTGTTGATGTTTTAAAACAGGTGTCAAAGATTTTTAATTATTCTGAAATATTAACTCCAATTTTTGAATCTAAAGATCTTTTTGTTAGAAATATTGGCGCAACAACCGATATTGTCACAAAAGAATTTTATGATTTCAAAGATAAAGGGGATAGAGATTTAGTTTTGAGACCTGAAAATACTGTTGGTGTTATAAGAGCTGTTGTTGAAAACAAATTAGCTTTGAGCAACCCTTTACCATTAAATTTTTTCTATATTGGTCCAATGTTTAGATACGAACGTCCTCAAAATGGAAGATATAGACAATTTTACCAATTTGGTATTGAAAAAATTGGCATAAAAAATGTTTATGACCAAATAGAAGCTATTTTACTTTCTAATACAATATTAAAAACCTTAAACATTAAACAATATAAATTAAAAATAAATTTTATTGGCGATATAGAAACAAGAGAAAAATGAATTAATGAATTGAAAAAATATTTTTCTAAATTTAAAGATAATCTAACTCAAGATTCAATTAATAGAATTGATAAAAATCCATTAAGAATATTGGATGATAAAATAGATGGTGAAAAACAATTTGTAAAAGATGCTCCTAAAATTGATAAATACCTTACAAATAAAGAAAAAGAAGAAGTAAATGAAATTATAAGATTATTAAAATCATTAGATATAGAATTTGAATTTGATAGAACAATGGTAAGAGGTTTAGATTATTATTGTGGATTAGTTTTTGAATTTATAAGTACATCCAATATTTTGATTGGACAATCTACTTTAATAGGTGGTGGAAAATATTCAAAACTTGTTGAAGAAATAGGTGGTCCAAATCTTGATTGTGTAGGTTTTGGTCTTGGTATTGATAGAATTATAATTGCATATAAAAACGAAAATCAAGAAAAACTTACAACAAAAATAGATTTATATATTGCTTCGATAGGTGATGATCAAAAAGTAAAAGATGTTTGCTTTATATTAAACAATTTAGCCAGACTAAATGGTTTAGTTAGTTCTTGCAATAATGATCTTTCAAAACTTGATAAACACTTTAAATATGCTGAAAAATTATCACCAAGATTTATTGCTATATTGGGTAAAAAAGAACTTGAAAAAAATATAGTTATTCTAAAAGATCAAACATCAAAAAAAGAAGAAACAATAAATTTATTAGAATTTGTAGAAAAAATAAAAAACAAATAG
- a CDS encoding IS30 family transposase, translated as MKTYKHLTKEERCLIYFLWNKEKYSMNKIAKILNKNKSTISRELKRNTSSAGIYYSSSAHKKYIRRKSNCHMFFMLKYKNFTDLFIQKFNPKSHGVEATIFWIKENYPLVKVPSARQVFRWINSKIWKIQRRDCLRRKYVKEKRRKIGIFSKIYGKYCIPYSLRPEKINNRKEFGHWEADLIVSKRQSGYYHLLTLVERKTRLAIIRKIKGKNARSMMAKMYTIIRDEKLPIKSITVDNGLEFQMMGITAKQFNFKVYYCQPYSSFQRGSNENINGIVRRWYKKGTDFSLVSEDKIKTLEWKVNNIPRKMFGYKTAYQMYQENI; from the coding sequence ATGAAAACTTATAAACATTTAACAAAAGAAGAAAGATGCTTAATTTATTTTCTTTGAAATAAAGAAAAATATTCTATGAATAAGATTGCAAAAATCTTAAATAAAAACAAATCAACAATATCAAGAGAGTTGAAGAGAAACACATCTTCAGCAGGAATTTATTATTCATCATCTGCTCACAAAAAATACATTAGAAGAAAATCAAATTGTCATATGTTTTTTATGTTGAAGTACAAAAACTTCACAGATCTTTTTATTCAAAAATTTAATCCTAAATCTCATGGTGTAGAAGCTACAATTTTTTGAATAAAAGAAAACTATCCATTAGTTAAAGTTCCAAGTGCTAGGCAAGTATTTAGATGAATCAATAGCAAGATTTGAAAGATACAAAGAAGAGATTGTTTAAGAAGAAAATATGTTAAAGAAAAAAGAAGAAAAATAGGTATATTTTCTAAAATTTATGGAAAATACTGCATTCCTTATAGTCTAAGACCAGAAAAGATAAACAATAGAAAAGAATTTGGACATTGAGAAGCTGATCTAATAGTTAGTAAAAGGCAAAGTGGTTATTACCACTTATTAACATTAGTAGAAAGAAAAACAAGGTTGGCAATTATTAGAAAAATAAAAGGGAAAAACGCTAGATCAATGATGGCTAAAATGTATACCATTATTCGAGATGAAAAACTCCCAATAAAAAGCATCACTGTTGATAATGGGTTAGAGTTTCAAATGATGGGAATAACTGCAAAACAATTCAACTTTAAAGTTTATTATTGCCAACCTTATTCTTCATTCCAAAGAGGGTCCAACGAGAACATAAATGGGATAGTTAGAAGATGATATAAAAAAGGAACTGACTTCAGTTTAGTAAGTGAAGATAAAATAAAAACTCTTGAATGAAAAGTAAACAACATCCCAAGAAAAATGTTTGGTTATAAAACAGCTTACCAAATGTATCAAGAAAATATTTAA